A single region of the Streptomyces diastaticus subsp. diastaticus genome encodes:
- a CDS encoding DNA-binding protein, with protein sequence MIWPQAVKDRIKSGHDRELVQSYPYRSACPSTVWADLIDSADEELFFAGYTNYFLWTQVPAFADTLRRKAAEGCRVRFLLGDPEGQVTRQREVVEDVALSVSTRIRITLENLDRLGKLDGLETRFSAPEDATNHVSLSVFRFDREALVTPHLARLVGHDSPLLHLRRQGEKGMFERFSEHAEELWRTAVPLPTR encoded by the coding sequence ATGATCTGGCCGCAGGCAGTCAAGGACCGCATCAAGAGCGGCCACGACCGTGAACTCGTCCAGAGCTACCCGTACCGGTCGGCGTGCCCGTCGACCGTGTGGGCGGACCTGATCGACTCGGCCGACGAGGAGCTGTTCTTCGCCGGGTACACCAACTACTTCCTCTGGACGCAGGTCCCCGCCTTCGCGGACACCCTGCGGCGGAAGGCGGCCGAGGGCTGCCGGGTGCGGTTCCTCCTGGGCGACCCGGAAGGGCAGGTGACCCGGCAGCGGGAGGTGGTGGAGGACGTGGCTCTCTCCGTCTCGACGCGCATCCGCATCACCTTGGAGAACCTCGACCGGCTGGGGAAGCTGGACGGACTGGAGACCCGGTTCAGCGCGCCCGAGGACGCCACCAACCACGTGAGCCTCTCCGTCTTCCGCTTCGACCGCGAGGCCCTGGTCACCCCGCACCTCGCCCGGCTCGTCGGCCACGACTCGCCGCTGTTGCATCTCCGCAGGCAGGGGGAGAAGGGCATGTTCGAGCGGTTCAGCGAACATGCCGAGGAATTGTGGCGGACGGCGGTTCCCCTGCCTACGCGGTGA
- a CDS encoding DUF7848 domain-containing protein, giving the protein MFRFVRHTMRRVEGVAPVCEVFCAEPGCGERSGAGAEAGVVEEWALRHAGRTGHGEYRRVFTDRARVTREG; this is encoded by the coding sequence GTGTTCCGGTTCGTGAGGCACACGATGCGGCGGGTGGAGGGGGTGGCGCCGGTGTGTGAGGTGTTCTGCGCGGAGCCTGGGTGCGGGGAGAGGTCCGGTGCCGGGGCGGAGGCCGGAGTGGTGGAGGAGTGGGCGTTGCGGCATGCCGGGCGGACGGGGCACGGGGAGTACCGGCGGGTGTTCACGGATCGGGCGCGGGTGACGCGGGAGGGGTGA
- a CDS encoding NHL domain-containing thioredoxin family protein: MSKRARVRAPELVGKGGWLNTGGDELSLQGLRGKIVIADFWTFCCVNCLHVLDELRELEERHRDTVVIVGVHSPKFVHEAEHQAVVDAVERYGVEHPVLDDPELVTWKQYAVRAWPTLVVIDPEGYVVAQHAGEGHAHAIEKLVEELEAEHGAKGTLRRGDGPYVPPEPVAGALRFPGRAVLLPSGNFLVSDTTRHQLVELAEDGESVVRRIGGEGERGLADGGPAEARFSEPQGLALTPEGDAVIVADTVNHALRRVELASGVVSTPAGTGRQWWQGSPTSGPAREVDLSSPWDVAWFGGRVWIAMAGTHQLWTYDPQAGTVAVAAGTTNEGLVDGPGAEAWFAQPSGLAADGDERLWVADSETSALRWVDPEGTVHTAVGTGLFDFGHRDGDAAQALFQHPLAVTVLPDGSVAVSDTYNHALRRYDPASGEVSTLATDLREPSGAVLAGEEIVVVESARHRLTRLRLPEEAVRVEGVAHRTQRAATEIAPGRLRLDVVFQAPAGQKLDTRYGPSTRLLVSATPPELLLDGDGAGTDLFRELPLNPEIGEGVLHVSAMAASCDDDPSNEYPACHVHQQDWGVPVRVVAPGEGDGGSGGTDRLALVLAGMDEDAAGS, from the coding sequence ATGAGTAAGCGTGCACGTGTCCGCGCCCCTGAACTGGTGGGAAAGGGTGGCTGGCTCAATACGGGTGGCGATGAGCTGAGTCTCCAGGGTCTTCGGGGGAAGATCGTGATCGCCGATTTCTGGACGTTCTGCTGTGTGAACTGTCTGCATGTTCTCGACGAGCTCCGTGAGCTGGAGGAGCGGCACCGGGACACCGTGGTGATCGTGGGGGTGCACTCGCCGAAGTTCGTGCACGAGGCGGAGCATCAGGCCGTGGTGGACGCGGTGGAGCGGTACGGGGTGGAGCACCCGGTGCTGGACGATCCGGAGCTGGTGACCTGGAAGCAGTACGCGGTGCGGGCCTGGCCGACGCTGGTGGTGATCGACCCCGAGGGGTACGTGGTCGCGCAGCACGCCGGTGAGGGGCACGCGCACGCCATCGAGAAGCTGGTCGAGGAGCTGGAGGCGGAGCACGGGGCGAAGGGGACGCTGCGGCGCGGCGACGGGCCGTACGTGCCGCCGGAGCCGGTGGCGGGGGCGCTGCGGTTCCCTGGGCGCGCCGTGCTGCTGCCCTCGGGGAACTTCCTGGTCAGCGACACGACTCGGCACCAGCTGGTGGAGCTGGCGGAGGACGGGGAGAGCGTCGTCCGGCGGATCGGCGGCGAGGGCGAGCGCGGGCTGGCCGACGGCGGCCCGGCCGAGGCGCGGTTCAGCGAGCCGCAGGGCCTCGCGCTGACCCCGGAGGGCGACGCGGTGATCGTCGCGGACACCGTCAACCACGCGCTGCGCCGGGTCGAGCTGGCGAGCGGCGTGGTGTCGACGCCGGCCGGGACCGGGCGGCAGTGGTGGCAGGGGTCGCCGACCTCGGGACCGGCGCGCGAGGTGGACCTCTCCTCGCCGTGGGACGTGGCCTGGTTCGGCGGCAGGGTGTGGATCGCCATGGCGGGGACGCACCAGCTGTGGACGTACGACCCCCAGGCCGGGACGGTCGCCGTGGCGGCCGGGACCACCAACGAGGGGCTGGTCGACGGGCCCGGGGCCGAGGCGTGGTTCGCGCAGCCCTCGGGGCTGGCCGCCGACGGGGACGAGCGGCTGTGGGTGGCCGACTCGGAGACCTCGGCGCTGCGCTGGGTCGACCCGGAGGGCACCGTGCACACGGCGGTCGGCACCGGACTCTTCGACTTCGGGCACCGGGACGGCGACGCCGCGCAGGCCCTGTTCCAGCACCCGCTGGCGGTGACGGTGCTGCCCGACGGCTCGGTCGCGGTCAGCGACACGTACAACCACGCGCTGCGGCGCTACGACCCGGCCTCCGGCGAGGTGAGCACCCTCGCGACGGATCTGCGGGAGCCCTCGGGCGCGGTGCTGGCGGGCGAGGAGATCGTGGTGGTCGAGTCGGCGCGGCATCGGCTGACGCGGCTGCGGCTGCCCGAGGAGGCGGTCCGCGTCGAGGGGGTCGCGCACCGCACGCAGCGGGCCGCCACCGAGATCGCGCCGGGCAGGCTCCGGCTGGACGTGGTCTTCCAGGCGCCGGCCGGGCAGAAGCTGGACACGCGCTACGGGCCCTCGACCCGGCTGCTGGTCTCCGCGACCCCGCCCGAGCTGCTGCTCGACGGGGACGGCGCGGGCACGGACCTGTTCCGCGAGCTGCCGCTCAACCCGGAGATCGGTGAGGGCGTGCTGCACGTGTCGGCGATGGCCGCCTCCTGCGACGACGACCCGTCCAACGAGTACCCGGCGTGCCACGTCCACCAGCAGGACTGGGGTGTCCCGGTGCGCGTCGTGGCCCCGGGCGAGGGGGACGGCGGGTCCGGCGGTACGGACCGGCTCGCGCTCGTCCTCGCGGGGATGGACGAGGACGCGGCCGGTTCCTGA
- a CDS encoding DUF6458 family protein encodes MGLGGCIILIAVGAILTFATDWELEGVNLTLVGAILMLVGVIGTVAFTSIARRRRLLMTQAPPVVEGDRPRDDRLL; translated from the coding sequence ATGGGCCTCGGCGGATGCATCATCCTCATCGCCGTGGGAGCGATTCTCACCTTCGCGACCGACTGGGAGCTGGAGGGGGTCAATCTCACCCTGGTCGGGGCGATCCTCATGCTCGTCGGCGTGATCGGCACCGTCGCGTTCACCAGCATCGCCCGGCGCCGGCGCCTGCTCATGACGCAGGCACCGCCGGTCGTCGAAGGCGACCGCCCCCGCGACGACCGCCTCCTCTGA